Proteins from a genomic interval of Chroococcidiopsis thermalis PCC 7203:
- a CDS encoding peptidase domain-containing ABC transporter has product MVSLLKKKYQAILQASEEDCGAACLATICKHYGKVLSINRSREAVGTGQLGTTMLGLKRGAEALGLNARSVKASSEVLDKIHEVPLPAIIHWQGYHWIVLFGRQGNKFVVADPAVGIRYLTRRELLEAWSGIMLLLVPDPDRFHNMGEEESSGGFSRFFRRIWPYRLLLLEALGINIVLGLLSLASPILIQILTDDVLVRGDMQLLTVVVAAVIVTNIFSSTMGLLQSTMISHFGQRLQLGLVLEFGRKLLHLPLSYFESRRSGEITSRLRDISEINQLVSQIVAHLPSQIFIAIISFAFMVFYSWKLTLTVLLVGMVMAFSTVPFLPTLQQKTRNLLILSAENQGVLVETFKGAMVMKTTTAAPQFWDEFQSRFGRMANLTFSTIKLGILNSTFTQLISSIGGIALLGYGSVLVIKNELSIGQMLAFNSMQGNVIGLISSLIGLTDEYFRTQTAVTRLLEVIDATPESVGDTYKPFAKILPDADIECSHICFHHAGRIDLLEDFSVTLPGGKIVALIGQSGCGKSTLSKLISGLYEPQSGNIRIGLYNLQDLSLDCLRQQVVLIPQEPHFWSRSILDNFRLGNPHLEFEQIVKACQIANADGFISQLPNKYQTVLGEFGANLSGGQRQRLAIARAIVNNPPVLILDEATSGLDPIGEFEVLERLFAARKGKTTILITHRPAVVDRAEWVVLMNQGKLVVQGPLSELRHAPGEHLKFFLP; this is encoded by the coding sequence GGTTAGTCTGCTGAAGAAAAAATATCAAGCGATTTTACAAGCGAGTGAGGAAGATTGCGGGGCGGCTTGTTTGGCAACGATTTGCAAGCATTACGGTAAAGTTTTGAGCATCAACCGCAGTCGGGAAGCAGTCGGAACCGGACAACTGGGAACGACGATGTTAGGGTTGAAACGCGGTGCTGAAGCTTTAGGATTAAATGCGCGATCGGTCAAAGCATCGAGTGAGGTTTTAGACAAAATTCATGAAGTCCCTCTCCCAGCCATCATTCACTGGCAAGGCTACCACTGGATTGTCTTGTTTGGACGGCAAGGTAATAAATTTGTTGTCGCCGATCCCGCAGTTGGTATTCGTTACCTCACCCGGCGAGAGTTGTTGGAAGCTTGGAGTGGAATCATGCTGTTGCTGGTTCCCGATCCAGACCGCTTCCATAATATGGGAGAAGAAGAATCTTCTGGCGGTTTTTCACGCTTTTTCCGCAGAATTTGGCCTTATCGCCTGCTATTGCTAGAAGCACTTGGGATCAATATTGTTTTAGGTTTACTTTCTTTAGCCAGCCCAATTTTAATTCAAATTCTTACAGATGATGTTCTAGTGCGGGGAGATATGCAGTTACTCACGGTGGTGGTAGCTGCTGTGATCGTGACCAACATTTTTAGCAGCACGATGGGACTGTTGCAATCAACCATGATCTCTCATTTCGGTCAGCGGTTACAGTTAGGACTGGTGTTAGAATTCGGTCGCAAACTCTTGCACTTGCCCTTAAGTTATTTTGAATCTCGTCGTAGTGGAGAAATTACCAGCCGTCTGCGAGATATTAGTGAAATTAACCAGTTGGTTTCGCAAATTGTCGCTCACCTACCCAGTCAAATTTTTATAGCGATAATTTCTTTCGCATTTATGGTATTTTATAGTTGGAAGCTAACACTTACCGTCTTACTAGTAGGGATGGTAATGGCTTTTTCTACTGTACCATTTTTGCCGACACTACAGCAAAAAACACGTAATCTTTTAATATTATCAGCCGAGAATCAGGGTGTATTAGTAGAAACATTTAAAGGTGCGATGGTGATGAAAACCACAACAGCCGCACCTCAATTCTGGGATGAATTTCAGAGCCGTTTTGGACGAATGGCGAATTTAACATTTAGTACGATTAAACTCGGTATTCTTAACAGTACTTTTACGCAACTTATTAGTAGTATTGGGGGCATTGCTCTATTAGGTTATGGTAGCGTTTTAGTGATTAAAAACGAACTCAGCATCGGTCAAATGCTGGCGTTCAATAGTATGCAGGGAAACGTCATCGGCTTAATTAGTTCTTTAATTGGACTGACTGATGAATATTTTCGGACTCAAACTGCGGTCACTCGCCTGCTAGAAGTGATTGATGCTACGCCAGAATCTGTAGGAGACACTTATAAACCATTTGCCAAAATTTTACCCGATGCTGACATTGAATGTTCGCATATTTGTTTTCATCATGCGGGACGGATAGATTTATTAGAAGATTTTTCAGTCACACTTCCTGGGGGAAAAATTGTTGCTTTGATCGGACAGTCGGGTTGTGGTAAAAGTACTTTATCAAAACTGATTTCGGGGTTGTACGAGCCGCAGTCGGGAAATATTCGGATTGGCTTATATAACTTGCAGGATTTATCGCTCGATTGTTTGCGTCAGCAAGTTGTTTTAATTCCTCAAGAACCCCACTTTTGGAGTCGCTCGATTTTAGATAATTTCCGTTTAGGTAATCCCCATCTTGAGTTTGAACAAATAGTGAAAGCTTGTCAAATTGCTAATGCAGATGGCTTTATTAGCCAACTACCAAATAAATATCAGACAGTGTTAGGAGAATTTGGGGCGAACTTGTCTGGAGGACAGCGGCAGAGGTTGGCGATCGCCCGCGCTATTGTAAACAACCCACCCGTGCTGATCTTGGATGAAGCGACATCTGGACTCGATCCGATCGGCGAATTTGAAGTCTTGGAACGGCTTTTTGCTGCCCGTAAAGGCAAAACCACAATTTTAATTACTCACCGTCCTGCCGTGGTCGATCGCGCAGAGTGGGTGGTGTTAATGAATCAAGGTAAATTGGTCGTCCAAGGACCCCTATCAGAGTTGCGTCATGCACCAGGGGAACATTTGAAATTTTTCTTACCTTAA